The proteins below come from a single Poecilia reticulata strain Guanapo linkage group LG5, Guppy_female_1.0+MT, whole genome shotgun sequence genomic window:
- the LOC103465494 gene encoding protein FAM217B isoform X1: MGSILQERVAQRCVERLCIGDREWKKKAPRSTSRPNVAGTKMGRRQSQRKFNQPQCPIQSQENNHEKKPQRRKHKSNTSPTKCSAPLYSSAQGTSMLYPAASEEDRMKIKVSSATENRKHTHTGLRASKHTAALLDHGLPHPSPDQQEELSPQEDSDTDLSELERLPLSSRPLAPRLELRPEVVEDGDAPSHCRTVRGGDFPDFLPPPFNSWSLSQLAVFYNMEGRGAFRLRPVGPLERYLERLLQLEWHQIQTVQAEHGTQDVPGGTSSCQRSSTAAPAPTRLSSPKCILQCQRGFPLSFLSSLAGHSALLAGGTSGLCRICSSSCSTSCCHSTHSHSHLSRLSLDGSRGPLPRPKRSYSESRVHSSDRRLRTQRSISPTSANSYLKRMQASGNIRNPIQAGPGRTHSSDRGRDEPDSTAGVLRKRTHKLSEQRRGGGKHLNRSETSRSSSESRTGREERDKVAGWTEQEVTGLSVCLPGSRHPRVQRPSRSKQVEFVT; the protein is encoded by the exons ATGGGCAGCATCCTGCAGGAGCGGGTAGCGCAGCGCTGCGTGGAGAGGCTCTGCATCGGTGACAGGGAGTGGAAGAAGAAAGCTCCGAGAAGCACCAGCAGGCCCAATGTGGCCGG GACTAAGATGGGGAGGAGGCAGTCACAAAGGAAGTTTAATCAACCGCAGTGCCCGATCCAGAGTCAGGAAAACAACCATGAGAAG AAACCACAGAGAAGGAAACACAAGTCTAACACTTCCCCGACCAAATGCAGCGCTCCACTGTACAG CAGCGCTCAGGGAACCTCCATGCTTTATCCAGCTGCCTCTGAGGAAGACAGGATGAAGATCAAGGTGTCATCGGCCACTGAGAACaggaagcacacacacacagggctgAGGGCgagcaaacacacagcagccCTCCTGGACCACGGCCTGCCTCATCCCAGTCCTGACCAGCAGGAGGAGCTCTCCCCCCAGGAGGACAGTGACACAGACTTGTCAGAGTTAGAAAGACTCCCCCTGTCTTCCCGTCCCCTCGCCCCGCGACTGGAGCTCAGGCCCGAGGTGGTGGAGGATGGAGACGCCCCGTCTCATTGCCGGACGGTCAGAGGAGGGGACTTCCCAGACTTCCTCCCTCCACCGTTCAATTCATGGAGCCTCAGTCAGCTGGCTGTTTTCTACAACATGGAGGGCAGAGGGGCCTTCCGACTCCGGCCCGTGGGCCCCTTGGAGCGGTACCTGGAGAGGTTGCTGCAGCTGGAGTGGCACCAGATCCAGACAGTTCAGGCGGAGCATGGGACGCAGGACGTACCAGGAGGGACGTCCAGTTGCCAGAGGTCCAGCACTGCGGCTCCAGCCCCGACTCGCCTCAGCTCTCCCAAATGCATCCTGCAGTGCCAGCGTGGCTTCCCTCTCTCCTTCCTGTCCTCACTAGCCGGACACTCCGCCCTGCTGGCCGGCGGTACTAGTGGTCTGTGCCGGATCTGCTCCTCCAGCTGTAGCACATCATGCTGCCACTCCACCCACAGTCACAGCCATCTGTCCAGACTGAGTCTGGATGGCAGCAGAGGGCCCCTGCCGCGCCCCAAAAGGAGCTATAGTGAGAGCCGGGTCCACTCCTCAGACAGGAGGCTCAGAACCCAGAGATCCATCAGCCCCACCAGCGCCAACAGCTACCTGAAGAGGATGCAGGCTTCAGGAAACATCCGGAATCCCATCCAGGCTGGTCCAGGAAGGACCCATTCCTCTGATAGGGGCCGTGATGAGCCAGACTCGACAGCGGGAGTTCTAAGGAAGAGGACTCACAAGCTCTCCGAACAGAGGAGAGGTGGAGGGAAGCACTTAAACAGGTCAGAGACGAGCCGGAGCAGTTCTGAGAGCAGAACAGGAAGAGAAGAGCGGGACAAAGTCGCTGGCTGGACGGAACAGGAAGTCACTGGACTTAGTGTTTGTTTACCTGGTTCCAGACATCCCCGCGTCCAGAGGCCGAGCAGGTCCAAACAGGTTGAATTTGTTACATGA
- the LOC103465494 gene encoding protein FAM217B isoform X2 yields MGSILQERVAQRCVERLCIGDREWKKKAPRSTSRPNVAGTKMGRRQSQRKFNQPQCPIQSQENNHEKKPQRRKHKSNTSPTKCSAPLYSAQGTSMLYPAASEEDRMKIKVSSATENRKHTHTGLRASKHTAALLDHGLPHPSPDQQEELSPQEDSDTDLSELERLPLSSRPLAPRLELRPEVVEDGDAPSHCRTVRGGDFPDFLPPPFNSWSLSQLAVFYNMEGRGAFRLRPVGPLERYLERLLQLEWHQIQTVQAEHGTQDVPGGTSSCQRSSTAAPAPTRLSSPKCILQCQRGFPLSFLSSLAGHSALLAGGTSGLCRICSSSCSTSCCHSTHSHSHLSRLSLDGSRGPLPRPKRSYSESRVHSSDRRLRTQRSISPTSANSYLKRMQASGNIRNPIQAGPGRTHSSDRGRDEPDSTAGVLRKRTHKLSEQRRGGGKHLNRSETSRSSSESRTGREERDKVAGWTEQEVTGLSVCLPGSRHPRVQRPSRSKQVEFVT; encoded by the exons ATGGGCAGCATCCTGCAGGAGCGGGTAGCGCAGCGCTGCGTGGAGAGGCTCTGCATCGGTGACAGGGAGTGGAAGAAGAAAGCTCCGAGAAGCACCAGCAGGCCCAATGTGGCCGG GACTAAGATGGGGAGGAGGCAGTCACAAAGGAAGTTTAATCAACCGCAGTGCCCGATCCAGAGTCAGGAAAACAACCATGAGAAG AAACCACAGAGAAGGAAACACAAGTCTAACACTTCCCCGACCAAATGCAGCGCTCCACTGTACAG CGCTCAGGGAACCTCCATGCTTTATCCAGCTGCCTCTGAGGAAGACAGGATGAAGATCAAGGTGTCATCGGCCACTGAGAACaggaagcacacacacacagggctgAGGGCgagcaaacacacagcagccCTCCTGGACCACGGCCTGCCTCATCCCAGTCCTGACCAGCAGGAGGAGCTCTCCCCCCAGGAGGACAGTGACACAGACTTGTCAGAGTTAGAAAGACTCCCCCTGTCTTCCCGTCCCCTCGCCCCGCGACTGGAGCTCAGGCCCGAGGTGGTGGAGGATGGAGACGCCCCGTCTCATTGCCGGACGGTCAGAGGAGGGGACTTCCCAGACTTCCTCCCTCCACCGTTCAATTCATGGAGCCTCAGTCAGCTGGCTGTTTTCTACAACATGGAGGGCAGAGGGGCCTTCCGACTCCGGCCCGTGGGCCCCTTGGAGCGGTACCTGGAGAGGTTGCTGCAGCTGGAGTGGCACCAGATCCAGACAGTTCAGGCGGAGCATGGGACGCAGGACGTACCAGGAGGGACGTCCAGTTGCCAGAGGTCCAGCACTGCGGCTCCAGCCCCGACTCGCCTCAGCTCTCCCAAATGCATCCTGCAGTGCCAGCGTGGCTTCCCTCTCTCCTTCCTGTCCTCACTAGCCGGACACTCCGCCCTGCTGGCCGGCGGTACTAGTGGTCTGTGCCGGATCTGCTCCTCCAGCTGTAGCACATCATGCTGCCACTCCACCCACAGTCACAGCCATCTGTCCAGACTGAGTCTGGATGGCAGCAGAGGGCCCCTGCCGCGCCCCAAAAGGAGCTATAGTGAGAGCCGGGTCCACTCCTCAGACAGGAGGCTCAGAACCCAGAGATCCATCAGCCCCACCAGCGCCAACAGCTACCTGAAGAGGATGCAGGCTTCAGGAAACATCCGGAATCCCATCCAGGCTGGTCCAGGAAGGACCCATTCCTCTGATAGGGGCCGTGATGAGCCAGACTCGACAGCGGGAGTTCTAAGGAAGAGGACTCACAAGCTCTCCGAACAGAGGAGAGGTGGAGGGAAGCACTTAAACAGGTCAGAGACGAGCCGGAGCAGTTCTGAGAGCAGAACAGGAAGAGAAGAGCGGGACAAAGTCGCTGGCTGGACGGAACAGGAAGTCACTGGACTTAGTGTTTGTTTACCTGGTTCCAGACATCCCCGCGTCCAGAGGCCGAGCAGGTCCAAACAGGTTGAATTTGTTACATGA
- the LOC108166282 gene encoding heavy metal-binding protein HIP-like gives MKIVLFYLMLLLVGSVSTDQPAESKDHGSSSEEIHEVLREMTASLTKLKCEVDNLKEENADQETKLEAEINKLKDQQQKQATKLESQEAEIKKLNGKLEGTQVAFSAYLSQTTVTLGPFNTFTTLAFKIVMTNIGNAYNKETGIFTAPVRGAYHFELHVGXXGXSNPVGAVITRNGLS, from the exons ATGAAGATTGTTCTGTTCTACCTGATGTTGCTGCTGGTCGGATCCGTGTCCACGGATCAGCCAGCTGAGTCGAAGGACCATGGGTCTTCTTCAGAGGAAATCCATGAGGTTTTGAGAGAGATGACTGCCTCACTGACCAAACTGAAGTGTGAAGTTGATAACTTAAAAGAGGAGAATGCAG accaAGAAACCAAGCTGGAGGCTGAGATCAACAAGCTGAAGgaccagcagcaaa agcaaGCAACAAAGTTGGAGAGTCAAGAGGCTGAGATCAAAAAGCTGAATGGGAAACTGGAAG GCACTCAGGTGGCTTTCTCAGCTTATTTGTCTCAAACTACTGTCACTCTTGGACCCTTCAACACTTTCACTACTCTGGCCTTCAAGATTGTGATGACAAACATTGGAAATGCCTACAATAAAGAAACAG GTATTTTCACTGCACCTGTGAGAGGAGCCTACCACTTTGAGCTRCATGTAGGCKKAYMTGGAGRTTCAAATCCTGTTGGAGCTGTGATTACCAGAAATGGA CTT